The sequence GACCTGCGCGCGGCCGCCCCGCGCCCGGGAGACGTGGCGGTCACCGCCGGCTGGCGCCGGCTGCGCGCCCCCGCCGACCTGGCCACACTCGACCCGGCCTTCGACGGATGGGAAGCCACCCGCGCCCTGCTCTCCGGCCGACCCGCCTAACCGCTGTCGACACAGCAAGATCCGCACAACTTCCGGGAAACTGTGGCCTCGCGCTGGTGCCGAGGCCACAGTTGCCGTGAAGTTGTGCGGACCTTGAAAGACGTGCCGGGTCAGGACCGCTTGTCGTCGCCCTCGCCCGGGGGCTGCTCCTCCGGGGCGCCGGGGGCGGTGAAGTCGAAGTTGGCCAGCTCCTCGTCCAGGTCGCTGCTGGTCGCGGCGAATGCCTCCGGGTTGGCGAAGTCGTCGTCGGAGGGGAGCAGGTCGGGGTGGCCCCAGACCGAGTCCCGGCCGGCGATGCCGCGGTGCTCGGTCAGCGCCGCCCAGAGCACGGTCGCCTCCCGCAGCCGGCGCGGGCGCAGCTCCAGGCCGACCAGGGCGGCGAAGGTCTGCTCGGCCGGCCCGCCCGCCGCGCGGCGCCGGCGGAACGCCTCACCGAGGCGGACGACGTTGGGCAGCCGCTCGCCGGCGGCGCTGTCGACGACGTGGCACACCCAGCCCTCGACCAGGGCGAGCACGGTCTCCAGCCGGGCCAGGGACGCCTTCTGCGCCGGGGTGTCCTCCGGGGTGAAGATCCCCTCCAGCGCGATCGCCTGCATCGACTCCGGGTCGGTCGGGTCGACCCGGCCCATCGCCTCCTCGATCGCCTCCCGGTTGACCCGGATGCCGGCGGCGTAGTTCTCCACCGCGGTGAGCACGTGCCCGCGCAGCCACGGCACGTGCTGGAAGAGCCGCTGGTGGGCGGCCTCGCGCAGGGCGACGTAGAGGCGTACCTCGTCCTCGGGGAGCTCCAGGCCCTCGCCGTACGCCCGGATGTTGGCCGGGACGAGCGCGGCGGTGCCGGCCGGGCCGAGCGGCAGGCCGATGTCGCCGGCGGAGAGCACCTCGGCGGCGAGCGAGCCGAGCGCCTGGCCGAGCTGGCCGCCGAAGAGCGCGCCGCCCAGCGTGGCGACCATCGACTGCATCGGGCCGAGCTGGGCCCGGGCCTCCGGCGGAACCAGGTCGCCCATCGCGCCGACCATCCGGCTGGCCACCGGGTCGCAGAGCTTGCGCCACACGTCGAGGGTCTTGTAGATCCACTCGTTGCGGTTCCAGGCGACCGAGCTCCGGATGCCGGAGGGCCACGAGGTGGCCGGCTCCAGCCAGAGGTCGGCGATGCGCAGCGCCTCCTCCACCGCGTTGCGTTCGAACGGCGAGACCGCCGGGTCGCCGGCGGCGGCGAGCTGACTCGCGGCCACCTGCCGGGCGAGGTCCCAGTTGACCGGCCCGCTGCCCGGCGCGGCGAGCAGGTGCTGCAACTGCGCCATGAACTGCTGCATCTGCGCGGGATCGTTGGGGTCTGGTGGTTGCCCACCCGGGAGCGCGAAGCCGAACGGAATATCAGGCACGTCGTCTACGGTACGCGTGCCTTGCCGCAGGTCGCCCGCGCCGACGTTGCGCTGAGGGCGAAGTCCGCCGGTCGCCGCGCCGGTCGGCCGCGCCCGGATCGGTACGCTCTGCCGCATGAGACGTCGTGGCGTGACCGTACTGCTCGGTGCACTGCTCACCGCCCTGCTCAGCATCGGGGCGCTGACCGTGCCCATCCCGTACGTGGTGCTCGGTCCCGGCCCGACGGTCAACACCCTCGGCAGCTCGGACGGCAAGGAGATCATCCAGGTCACCGGGCGGCCGACGTCCACCTCCGCCGGGCAGCTGCGGCTCACCACGGTCGGGGTGCAGCCCACCGTTCGGCTCCGTTCGGCGCTGGCCGGCTGGTTTTCCAAGGACGAGGCGGTGGTGCCGCGCGAGCTGGTCTACCCGCCGGGCGAGTCGCAGCAGGAGGTCGAGAAGCGCAACGCCGAGGACTTCCAGAACTCGCAGACCAGCGCGGAGACGGCGGCCCTGCGCAAGCTGGGCTACCCGGTCCAGGTGCTGGTCAAGGCGGTCACCGCGGGCGGCCCTTCGGTCGGTGTGCTCAAGCCCGGCGACGTGCTCACCTCGGTCGACGGTCAGGCGGTGACCAGCGCCGCCCGGCTCACCGAACTGATCCGGGCCAGGCCGGCCGGCAGCGCCCTGAAGATCGGGTACACCCGGGACGGGCAGCCGGGCACCGCCACCGTGACCAGCCGGGAGCAGGACGGCCGGCCGCGGATCGGCGTCGAGATCGACCAGCAGCAGCCGCACCCGTTCACCCTGAAGATCGACCTCGCGGACATCGGCGGGCCGAGCGCCGGGTTGATGTTCGCCCTGGGCGTCATCGACAAGCTGGAGCCGGCCGACCTGACCGGCGGAAAGATCATCGCTGGCACCGGGACCATCGACGACGAGGGGCGGGTCGGCCCGATCGGTGGCATCGCCCAGAAGCTGGTCGGCGCCAAGCAGGCCGGGGCCAAGGTGTTCCTGGTGCCCGCCGACAACTGCGCCGAGGCGGTCCGCAACCCGCAGCCCGACCTGCCGCTGCTGAAGGTGGCGACGCTGGACGACGCACTCAAGGCGCTGGAGACGCTGCGCGCCGGGGGGCAGCCGCCCCGCTGCTGAGCCGGCCGTGGCGACCGCGTGGACATCGTGACGTGACCTTGACCCGACGTATTCAGGAAGACCCCGTACTCTGGGTGCCTGGTCGGAGCCGATCACATCGAGCGTGCGGAGCCAACAGTGGTCATGCGTAGCAGTCCCCTGCCGAGGATGAGCCGGCGCGGACGGGTCACCATCGGAGTCCTGATCGGGGTGTTCCTGCTCTTCACCCTGCTCGGGTGGGGAGTCA comes from Micromonospora viridifaciens and encodes:
- a CDS encoding zinc-dependent metalloprotease, which produces MQQFMAQLQHLLAAPGSGPVNWDLARQVAASQLAAAGDPAVSPFERNAVEEALRIADLWLEPATSWPSGIRSSVAWNRNEWIYKTLDVWRKLCDPVASRMVGAMGDLVPPEARAQLGPMQSMVATLGGALFGGQLGQALGSLAAEVLSAGDIGLPLGPAGTAALVPANIRAYGEGLELPEDEVRLYVALREAAHQRLFQHVPWLRGHVLTAVENYAAGIRVNREAIEEAMGRVDPTDPESMQAIALEGIFTPEDTPAQKASLARLETVLALVEGWVCHVVDSAAGERLPNVVRLGEAFRRRRAAGGPAEQTFAALVGLELRPRRLREATVLWAALTEHRGIAGRDSVWGHPDLLPSDDDFANPEAFAATSSDLDEELANFDFTAPGAPEEQPPGEGDDKRS
- a CDS encoding YlbL family protein, with amino-acid sequence MRRRGVTVLLGALLTALLSIGALTVPIPYVVLGPGPTVNTLGSSDGKEIIQVTGRPTSTSAGQLRLTTVGVQPTVRLRSALAGWFSKDEAVVPRELVYPPGESQQEVEKRNAEDFQNSQTSAETAALRKLGYPVQVLVKAVTAGGPSVGVLKPGDVLTSVDGQAVTSAARLTELIRARPAGSALKIGYTRDGQPGTATVTSREQDGRPRIGVEIDQQQPHPFTLKIDLADIGGPSAGLMFALGVIDKLEPADLTGGKIIAGTGTIDDEGRVGPIGGIAQKLVGAKQAGAKVFLVPADNCAEAVRNPQPDLPLLKVATLDDALKALETLRAGGQPPRC